TGGGAAAGATTAAAGAAAGTGTTGGAGTGTGAAGGACTCGATTTCTTTTCAGTGGAGATCAATCCCCCACGGAGCTATCGACTTCTATTGTCACGCTGGAACGTTTATTTAGCTCTCAGCCTAGAAAGGCATGTACGTTTCCAGTGGGTTAATAGACACACATTCCTGAATAGCACCTTAATCTTTTCATATTGTATAAATATCCttctctttcaaaaaaaaaaaatcccccctaaGCCTGTcgtattagaaaaataaaaaaataatattaaattattttttttgcaaccAGACTTTagcaaattaattgattaaacaTTTTGATTTAATAAAGATACACATAAAAGTCTatatttaaggaaaaaaacaacaacaacagattaTTGAAAAATGAAACCAAATAGCAACTAAAATTAATACCCAACAAggagaaaaagccgctattggtttagactgtctgtctgtccgtccgtccgtcggtcacaataaaatctaaaaaaactaaaaaatgtattgatttagattttagactCACGTGAAAGCGGGGAAACTTACTTATATCTTACTATTTAAATGTTTGGAAAGTAATGTTTTACCATCACCATACTTTCCTATCTTAAAAGAACAATTCTTTGAACAATGTTATAAGTATTAATACAATACTTTTTTATAAACAAGATATATTAAGCATGTAATGAGAGCATCTCATGACATGAAATCCTTACCTGCTGCGACTTTCACAGCCATTCTTGTTTACTTCAgtaaaacaataaatttaaacaGTACTTACAACATATATTACAAAGAGTGACCGACTTGCAAATTAGCGACGCCTTGTACAAAGACCAATACATTGTTTCAAGGTGGAGTATGACTTCTAGAGGACATATTAATCATAATTATGTCGTACCATATAATAGTAGAGCAGTCTATAACAACTTTACATCAttagtagaataaaaaaaaccttCATATTTTTGTTGCAAGTATAGTgtctaaatttattattttcctACATAGCAAAAagcaatttatttgaaatgcTGTTAAGCTAGTACGTATAGAgtataaaacaaattatatcacaaaattcttttaaatgtttgttgGCCTATTTGACATGGCGTTTTTATTTCAGCGTTACATAAAATGCCAAATTGCTGTGTTAGTATAATTATCGGCTACTATGAAACAGAGCATAAGGGTTAATTAGATACTAGAAAGTATATTGAAAATCTATTTTCCCTATATTTAGCATCTTGGAAAGTTTAGGTGTAACggctacattttattttctgaaagcgaaccgTTTTGTTTATACAATTAAATATGTAAGCCATGTTGTAATACACGATTTTTAAATATCAAGGTTTTGTTACATACTTACAAATCACATAAGGCCTACGCATACAtacaattaacaataattatacTTATTATGTACATTGACAGACTTACAgatctaaataattacattttatccAAATATTCCTcagacattaataatatttttaaaagtttaagtcaatgtttctcaaattatttgtttgttttgttttacatgtttcggatgttttacatgtttcgcaggttccttcagagttgaagataatccacttcctagttcaaacctccctcCGAACGACATTGGGCAGGATATGAACTGGGGACCATTAAGACAAACAAACGACAGTACAGTGAGTACACCGCACGACCCAGAGTTGTCTTAAAAAAGATCGACTctaactttctttttaaaaaaaattcactacgcctctgccaaAGTGATTCTCCCCGTCTTTCCAACGTCACAATTGTCAAAGTTCTCTCCCAAGTGTCTTGCCATCGTTCAGTTGACGTGTTttgctttacaaaaacaaaagcaaacaaaaaaactaaacaaacccTCTTCAAGATCAGTTGCTTGACAAGAAGTTGATTCCAATACAAACCTACGTACGTTATATATACCTCGAATGTTCCTCATATAATTGTATCAGGCTTGCATCCTCCAATGATTTACTTATTGacctactcccccccccccccgatgaaTATATACTGTAGACGCCAATAGAATTCATTTCTGAAGCACATAATGCAGTAAAACACTGGGAAAGTATACagttctcttccccccccccagctattTAGGAGGGTTCGGAAGTATTTCGTGTGGCGgggggtgtgtgtgtggcgtCGAAAGTCCAATGTTCGGGAACACTGTAGTACAGGCAAGTAATAATCTCTGTTTTTATACGTACTAGCAGTTCTAAAAGAATGTTAATGAATGATGCTGTGCTTTTTAAGATAACAAAAAATGATAAGATATAGATGCGGTTCACGCTGCAAGTAAATCAACAGAACATTGCCATTTGGTGGTGACTGCAAGTAAATAATGAACTCAACTCCTCAAGACTTCCTCTTAGTATTGTCATATTGATTTGCGATCATAGTGAAGAAAACGCGGAATGTACAGCTGGTCTCAGCCACCATCATCCAGTCGATACTTCGATACGATCCGTTTAGGGTCGAAtgtattgatagatctaaaattgCATCTGGAAAGATTTTTCCCCCACATTGTTTGAACTCTGTTTGTACAAGTCTTTCGACAAAGTTGTACACAATGTACACTTAAATGTACAAACATTggaaatagttgtttttttatgtcagtaatgtatttttttttttcaatctgacTTGAAAGTACTCAGAAGACGATTGTAACTAGaatacctatctatctatctatctatctatctttctatctatctatctatctatctatctatctatctatctatctatctatctatctatctatctatctatctatctatctatctatctatctatctatctgttccatatgttaggacaaatcCGTGCAAGTGCTACTTCTTCCTTAGAGAGTGGAATGGGCcgctgaataaaaaaaaaattcctagtcTTCAACATCCAAAACGAGTCAGACACTTATGCCAATTAAAAATAATGTCCCCTCAGGTATATACATTATTTCTTTCTAATGaggcaaaaaataaataaataatttcgaAACTAACACAATATAACTCTTagaaaattgatttaaaaatgtttaatttccaattgacattgaataaattAAGTTTAATAACGTCATTCAGccttttattcattcattaccTACTGGCCATACCCGGTATTTTGAAGTAGATCACACAAtgttaacattaaaaatacattttttaaaaagacattaccTTCGttatacaacttcaaatagaacaaaatataaacacgAATAGTTAAAAAGTAATTTGTTCAAACCGTGATTTGACACTGCCAGATGCGTGACTATATGTGTTTATTCATTCTGCCTGCTGGAATTCGTACGTTAGgtgattatttattgatattataattataacggtcaaactagagtttttcccaTGTGGCAAACGAGCTGTTAaattttctaggaaaatcgttagagccatttttgagataaGCTGTACAAGTTTCACGAAGGAGTGACTAGaggaagtgtaaaaaaaaaaaaggcaatgaaAAAAAGAACAGGGGAGGGTGACTAAGCAAAATGGGGGCTATAAATTGAACTAATCAACATTGGCAGGGCATGGTCATGCTATCCCCCCTCGccatccacccccccccctctcatttccttgtttttttttattgttttttttttatttctaggatgtatagaaatatataaaCCTAAATCATGATTCAGTTGGTCTTTTAAAGATCTCGTCGTGTCTTCATGCAAAACAGATGGTGGCCTAGACTCTTTTATTACATCGCATAAGTTTCGACAATGTTAACTAAATGATTAAGTTCGTACATCTACCCCCAGCAACTGCGTCTGAAAGTTGTATACGAGTTAAAACAGGTACATATATACAAGGACAGATCTACACCCTTAATTCAAATGTACATATGCACGATGTTGAATGGTACAGaatatttatacatttgaaTGATCATGCACTATACATAATGCTCATGCACATAAAATAGAAGTTACTAACAGCCTTGCTGCAGTCCGTTTTGTTGTTCTTAGTCTATTGATGcacccacaaaaaaaaacaacataggcaaaaattataaacattattaataTCACAatgttaaataaacaaaatatgataAACAAGGAGATCTCTATATGACGAGATCATAACATTGTTCTGCATAATATAATAATTGTACATAGGTCAAAGATGACCCGAATGGCCACTATATCACAGATTCTTATAAAGTTTTGATTGTTTCTTTGGCTGATGTTTTTGAGGAAATAAGTTCCTTTAGATAAAGTGCTGTCATGAATAGAATATTAATTAGTCACCTATAGTCAATGAATTAGTCACCTATAGTTGATGAATAAGTCACCTATTGTCGATGTATGAGTCACCTATAGTCGATGAATGAGTCACCTATAGTTGATGAATGAGTCACCTATAGTTGATGAATGAGTCACCTATAATCGATGAATGAGTCACCTATAGTCTATGAATTAATCACCTATAGTTGATGAATAAGTCACCTATTGTCGATGAATGAGTTACCGATAGTTGATGAATAAGTCACCTATTGTCGACGAATTAGTCATCTATAGTTGATGAATAAGTCACGTATTGTCGATGAATTAGTCACCTATAATCGATGAATTAGTCACCTATAGTCGATGGTCTTGGTTGGGCTCCGGACGCTCGGCTACTGAGTTTGTCTTCCAGGTAATCGCTTTCATACTTATAGTGGCCCAGCTCGGGGCTACACCTATGTGACGTGTACTGCTGCTCCACATTCTGGGACCCGTAGTTGGCGTACGTGTCTAAAGGCTTGGGGCGAGTCTTCGACAAACTCTTCTCCCCGGCGTGGGGTTGCCACGGAGCATGTGGCGCCCAAGGTCCTTTTGGTTTATCCTTGGTCGGCGGCCTCCTGCCCACGTGCACCGGGGTCTGAATAGATTTCTCTTGGTTTTCCTCATCGTCGTACAGGGGCGTCGCCGGAAGGACGGGTCTGATCATTGTAGGCTGGTTACCTTTCGTCTGAGTAAATTTTTCTTTCGCGTTGTAAGGCCGAAGCGGGTGGACTTTATGCACGTTTTTCTTGCCTGGCACAAATGACATCCACCTATTGGAGCGTCCAAAGATGACCTTTTCAAGATAGGGGGGCGCGGGCTCACCCGTCTGTGAGTATCGTGTATTATCGTAATAAATAACTTTTGTTAGATTTGTCTTCCTTGGGGGAATGCctgaaaagacaaaaataagatgcaaaaatgaaacaaatatgtctTTAAAATTCAGTTTCTATAAGCACAAAATTTGATGCAGAATACATTTACACTAGCTTTCTAAACAATTTCTTATTTTTGAAACTGAGATCTGCATTTCAATTTGAATGATATGGCCGCCATAGTGACAACATATGATCTCCTAACAATCCCCACCCCTTTATTtagacacatattttttttttataaaattaaattctccACATTAAGACTTGATCCGTAATGTGAATTTTATAGTCCCATGTAAAAGAAACACGTCTGGTCAAAATAGTATCATAAAGCTGATAAGACCGTCTCTTTCACAATAATAATGAAAACTCAACACGCGTTTAATGATTCTGTCTTTAAATACATTATCCTGCAGTTACAGACTAGATCTGCATGAAAACAATTtcaaagtgaatgtgaagtcaTCCACCTTGACCTTGACTAAgttggctcttttttttttttttggctcggTCACGAgaacatgaaaaaaaacaaacaaactcattTGGCTTGGCTGGATGTAGAAAAAATTATCCACTTTCCAGTTGGTTCTTCaaatcagggccggccctaccaattgcggggccctatgcgaaaatGATTGCGCGGGGGCCCTATCTGTATAGGAATAAGCataatgttaaaataaagattttgtattagaaaatacattcgtctttgcaataattttttattaaatgaaagctgacaaagcattttttttaaatcgcgcaTACAATTGGCATCCCAAaaggacaattttgtctatttttcaggaattttttaatgagttttcaaaagcttttaataatttcaggagatttcaagaactttttcatatattttgcgatttctaTAGATTTCCGGAtaccctgaaaaatcaggaggccgcagaaaccctgttattatatataagttataatggtttaattcaataatttccacatagaattagcgcggggcctatgaaagtgcggtgcccactgcgaccgcataggttgcagtggccgaAGGACGGCCCTGCTTCAAATATATAGTTTCTCAAAGTTAATGGACAGTTAAACCTATCTCTATGAACACAGAGTTCCTATTTGATTGATTTTGTTTGACTACTTAACAAATGTTGTTATCTTGGTTTTAAAGACGATTACGTCGCAAGGCGtaggacataaaaaaaaaacaacaacaaaaaaaaacaaaaactcgaACATTACATCGGAAGCCACATGGTGAGCTCTGACTTACTGTTCAAAACCATGACATCCGTGTGTTCCGTGGTGGTGCTCTCCATGTCGCTTGTCTTCTTCCTCCTCTTGTTTCTCTTGTGGCAGCAGTAGATAAGGAGGGCGATGAGCAGGATTAGGATGAGAACAGCTAGTGCCACAGACACGCCTATGGCTATGGCGTCAGTACTGTGGAATAAGATGCGATGTCAGTACCTTTGATTGAGACTCAATATTTAATAGTACAAAGAAATAatgatataaaatgaaaaatctcAACAAAGAACACACACAGATACAAAGAAGTGACATATAAGGAGTGTCTATGTGTAATATTACCCCCCTCATTCGACCTCATGGGGAGATGATGAGAAGTTTGTTTCAATGGCCCATGATTAACTAGTgagttatgtggccagcataatgaccaaccgcctctaTATCCCAAACTTACGCCAGATAACCATTTGCTTGGGTTAACTCATGGATGTCCTAAAGATCCTGAATTTCAATGATCATAGATTCGAACTTGTGCATTCGCGGTTTGGACGTCAAGCACTTTAACGGCCATCACGCCCATACTATCTCTACTCTATAACAGCGTCTatctacgtttttttttttcttttctttatcacATCCGGAGTTTCGTATTTTGAAGTAAGCCCTCCTTTTCCATCTGTTATTATCTGTCATGTCCATCATTATCCAAATGTCCACTGAGTATCTCCAAACGATACTTTAACTAGTCAAAGGGCTACGCAACGCTCATTGTTGAGAAGCGCTGCTCTTAGCTATCTCCCAGTGACTAAAATTCATGGTCGTTACCTCGATGTCTAGTTCTATCTCTGAGTAACAGCACTTGGGAACCCCTGTCACCAACATTGGTTGTACTTACTCGACAGAGTTTGTAGTGCAGCACTTGTTGCTGCAACAGCCGTTCTCACAGTAGATGGCGATGTTTGTTGAACTCTGGGTAAATGTG
This genomic stretch from Biomphalaria glabrata chromosome 4, xgBioGlab47.1, whole genome shotgun sequence harbors:
- the LOC106054177 gene encoding uncharacterized protein LOC106054177; this encodes MGIYGLPFYIALTIFTVVVNMASAGQTCTFTQSSTNIAIYCENGCCSNKCCTTNSVDTDAIAIGVSVALAVLILILLIALLIYCCHKRNKRRKKTSDMESTTTEHTDVMVLNSIPPRKTNLTKVIYYDNTRYSQTGEPAPPYLEKVIFGRSNRWMSFVPGKKNVHKVHPLRPYNAKEKFTQTKGNQPTMIRPVLPATPLYDDEENQEKSIQTPVHVGRRPPTKDKPKGPWAPHAPWQPHAGEKSLSKTRPKPLDTYANYGSQNVEQQYTSHRCSPELGHYKYESDYLEDKLSSRASGAQPRPSTIGD